In the genome of Cryptomeria japonica chromosome 8, Sugi_1.0, whole genome shotgun sequence, one region contains:
- the LOC131079457 gene encoding uncharacterized protein LOC131079457: MEWSRSGNGGRVSAEDTVGGEDSDEEEVFLLDMWREAQMAPGSGSDGLSHALRKGFLFPAMSLPHVVASGVSGANLGALQSKSLGASPLSCSIVEDGAAVVVAGVAAVPDDDMDIWSHDCSGDRSGTIDGKKEDELLLSPVVGSSPKTAAAVSVPETSLCNGF; the protein is encoded by the coding sequence ATGGAGTGGAGCAGGAGCGGGAATGGCGGAAGGGTTTCTGCAGAGGACACAGTTGGGGGGGAGGATTCGGACGAGGAAGAGGTTTTTCTCCTAGACATGTGGAGGGAAGCACAGATGGCTCCTGGCTCTGGGTCGGATGGCCTTTCTCACGCCCTTAGGAAGGGGTTTTTGTTCCCTGCTATGTCTTTGCCCCATGTTGTTGCTTCTGGAGTTTCTGGTGCGAATTTGGGGGCACTGCAGTCTAAATCCCTTGGTGCATCGCCCTTGTCCTGCAGTATCGTTGAAGATGGTGCTGCAGTTGTTGTGGCTGGGGTAGCAGCTGTTCCTGATGATGACATGGACATTTGGAGTCATGATTGTTCTGGGGACCGTAGTGGAACGATTGATGGTAAGAAGGAAGATGAGCTCCTCCTTTCCCCTGTTGTGGGTTCTTCTCCTAAGACTGCTGCTGCAGTTAGTGTGCCTGAAACTTCTTTGTGCAATGGGTTTTGA